One part of the Cryptosporangium phraense genome encodes these proteins:
- a CDS encoding ABC transporter ATP-binding protein, protein MPDLTLTSVAKSFGSNAVLHDLDLHVDEGEFFTLLGPSGCGKSTTLWSIAGLHSPDRGTIAFGDRVVFDGGRIDVPPERRNCGVVFQSYAVWPHLSVHDNVGYPLKLRRVGHAARAARVREVLDLVELGAYEKRYPHELSGGQQQRVALARALAHQPDLLLLDEPFSNLDAKLRERAREWLRALQQRIGVTTVFVTHDQDEALSMSDRLLVMDQGRVRQIGTPEEVYRIPADEFVADFVGTVNLLSGRASGGQVWLAGLGQPLTVPGAPDGEVRLGVRPELVVVQPAPGAVNTVAAKVRSRAFLGDHYRYVVGLGEQDLVVHSLAPVEHGSELTVEVPPGAIRVF, encoded by the coding sequence ATGCCTGATCTGACGCTGACTTCGGTGGCGAAGAGCTTCGGGTCCAACGCGGTCCTGCACGATCTCGACCTGCACGTCGACGAGGGCGAGTTCTTCACGCTGCTCGGCCCGAGCGGGTGCGGGAAGTCGACCACGCTGTGGTCGATCGCCGGCCTGCACTCGCCCGACCGCGGCACGATCGCGTTCGGCGACCGGGTCGTGTTCGACGGCGGCCGGATCGACGTGCCGCCGGAGCGTCGCAATTGCGGGGTGGTGTTCCAGTCGTACGCGGTCTGGCCGCATCTGTCGGTGCACGACAACGTCGGCTACCCGCTGAAGTTGCGGCGGGTGGGGCACGCCGCGCGCGCGGCCCGCGTCCGCGAAGTGCTCGACCTCGTCGAGCTGGGCGCCTACGAGAAGCGGTACCCGCACGAGCTGTCCGGAGGACAGCAGCAGCGCGTAGCGCTGGCCCGCGCGCTGGCCCACCAGCCGGACCTGCTCCTGCTCGACGAACCATTCTCCAATCTGGACGCCAAGCTGCGCGAACGCGCGCGCGAATGGCTGCGGGCGCTGCAGCAGCGGATCGGGGTGACCACGGTCTTCGTCACCCACGACCAGGACGAGGCGCTCTCGATGAGCGACCGTCTCCTGGTGATGGACCAGGGCCGGGTCCGCCAGATCGGGACGCCGGAGGAGGTCTACCGGATACCGGCCGACGAGTTCGTGGCCGACTTCGTCGGGACCGTCAACCTGCTGAGCGGGCGCGCGTCCGGCGGGCAGGTGTGGCTGGCCGGGCTGGGGCAGCCGCTGACCGTGCCGGGCGCCCCGGACGGAGAGGTGCGGCTGGGCGTTCGCCCGGAGCTGGTCGTCGTGCAGCCGGCGCCGGGGGCGGTGAACACGGTCGCGGCGAAAGTGCGGTCGCGGGCGTTCCTCGGAGACCACTACCGGTACGTGGTCGGACTCGGCGAGCAGGACCTGGTGGTCCACTCGCTGGCTCCGGTGGAGCACGGGTCCGAGCTGACCGTGGAGGTGCCGCCGGGGGCGATCCGGGTGTTCTGA
- a CDS encoding lactate 2-monooxygenase, with translation MSAPFGNYQNEIYFAGLSGVLPPYPVTFAELEERAESALAPGIWSYVAGGAGDEHTQRANVSAFTKHGLIPRMFVGAAQRDLTVELFGRRYPTPIFLAPIGVIGLCAQDGHGDLATARAAARTGVPMVASTLSVDPLEDVAAEFGDTPGFFQLYTPTDREVAESLVRRAEQAGYAGIVVTLDTWITGWRPRDLRTSNFPQLRGHCLQNYLGDPVFRSRLAKPPEEDLNAAILHWALSFGNPLTWDDLPWLRSLTSLPLLVKGIQHPDDVRRAIDGGVDGIYCSNHGGRQANGGLPALDCLPDVVEAADGTPVLFDSGVRSGTDVVKALALGATAVGVGRPYAYGLALGGVDGIVHVLRTLLAEADLTMAVDGYPTIADLTPEALRPTR, from the coding sequence ATGTCTGCGCCGTTCGGGAACTACCAGAACGAGATCTACTTCGCCGGCCTGTCCGGCGTTCTTCCGCCCTATCCGGTGACCTTCGCCGAGCTGGAAGAACGCGCCGAGTCCGCGCTCGCGCCCGGCATCTGGTCGTACGTGGCCGGCGGCGCCGGCGACGAGCACACCCAGCGCGCGAACGTCTCGGCGTTCACGAAGCACGGGCTGATTCCTCGGATGTTCGTCGGTGCGGCCCAGCGCGATCTGACGGTGGAGCTGTTCGGCCGCCGCTACCCGACCCCGATCTTCCTGGCCCCGATCGGCGTCATCGGGCTGTGTGCCCAGGACGGCCACGGCGACCTCGCGACCGCCCGGGCCGCCGCGCGCACCGGCGTCCCGATGGTGGCGTCGACGCTGTCGGTGGACCCGCTGGAGGACGTCGCCGCCGAGTTCGGGGACACGCCCGGCTTCTTCCAGCTCTACACGCCGACCGACCGCGAGGTCGCCGAGAGCCTCGTCCGCCGCGCCGAGCAGGCCGGCTACGCCGGCATCGTCGTCACGCTCGACACCTGGATCACCGGCTGGCGCCCCCGTGACCTGCGCACCTCCAACTTCCCGCAGCTCCGCGGCCACTGCCTGCAGAACTACCTCGGCGACCCGGTCTTCCGGTCCCGATTGGCCAAGCCGCCGGAGGAGGACCTCAACGCGGCCATCCTGCACTGGGCCCTGTCCTTCGGTAATCCGCTGACCTGGGACGACCTGCCCTGGTTGCGCTCGCTCACGTCGCTTCCGCTCCTCGTCAAAGGCATTCAGCACCCGGACGACGTCCGACGCGCGATCGACGGCGGCGTCGACGGCATCTACTGCTCCAACCACGGCGGACGCCAGGCGAACGGCGGGCTGCCCGCGCTGGACTGTCTGCCGGACGTGGTCGAGGCGGCGGACGGGACCCCGGTGCTGTTCGACTCCGGAGTGCGCAGCGGTACCGACGTGGTGAAGGCGCTGGCGCTCGGGGCGACCGCGGTCGGCGTGGGGCGCCCCTACGCGTACGGGCTGGCGCTCGGCGGCGTCGACGGCATCGTCCACGTGCTGCGCACGCTGCTGGCCGAGGCCGACCTGACGATGGCCGTCGACGGCTACCCGACGATCGCCGACCTCACCCCGGAGGCGCTGCGCCCGACCCGCTGA
- a CDS encoding chemotaxis protein CheB, with protein sequence MTSTDPSVDVLVLVASAGGLGAISAVLRTLPADPPVAIVVAQHLGGHGSALVDILGRRVDVPVRWAADGDVLVRGEVRVAPPRSVLEVLPDGALSVSPLRKPYEPLDILLSSLADSFANRVAAVVLSGMGRDGAVGAKAVRDAGGIVLAQSPDSAEHAGMPAAAIAAGATDLVVDLYDIGPLLLDVVRGGVRPRDSGDRSAAALFDLPGEVAALLRTIDWYRTTLGPVATWPAVLVSTLRTALECPVGLCVLWGPDQLQFYNDAYRQIMGDRHPAGLGQSNRECWPEVWHLNQPRYARVMNGEAVALKDALYPITRDGVLRDCWFDLTFSPIRRDDRRVEGVLATVIETTTEVLSRRRLTTLDALAVAVGGAETSSAALERTLRALAAHDADIPFSVGYVVDRARTRVDLVGAVGTPPGGPLAPHTLNLDADRPPWPIDQVVSGGSPVRLNDLGSRFRGAVVGRLGRHPETALVCPLGGIDDDRPIGVLVLGLNPSLPEDSIYLDFLHLVAAHTGAALTEAAIRERQQGRIDQLAELDRVRSEFLSNISDEFRTPLTLLLAPLEELSSPDVDLPEPQRVAVEAAQRNARRLLTMVESLLDFSQIEAGRIEGRLEPTDLARLTTEVADAFRGAIERAGIQFTVDCPTLPTPVAVDTTMWEKIVANLLSNALKFTFEGEIRLGLRELPHHVELSVEDSGVGIPEDQLANIFQRFHRVLGVRARTHEGAGIGLALVDELVRQHNGRVRVQSTEGKGSRFTVWIPTRRAAGARPTTEHKSRHPVAGALAEIAGFWGVAPTVPRTPDVPVGPGLGADGHRARVLVVDDNSDMRSYLSRLLSAFWDVDLAGDGDQALDRVRQRPPDLVLADVMTPNVDGLRLFRQLRAESVLRGVPMILLSARAGEQAAIDGLAAGASDFLSKPFAGRELVARVAAQLQLAQVRSDADRRFRALIEASFDVVYRMNPDWTELRALDGRGFIADADEPTSTWLDTYVRPEDQPLVLAAIERAVTSRGVFELEHNVVRADGTLGRTLSRAVPLFADDGEIVEWVGTAVDLTA encoded by the coding sequence ATGACGTCAACGGATCCCTCGGTCGACGTCCTGGTGCTGGTGGCGTCGGCCGGCGGGCTCGGCGCGATCTCCGCCGTGCTGCGGACGCTCCCGGCCGACCCCCCGGTCGCGATCGTCGTCGCGCAGCACCTGGGCGGTCACGGGAGCGCGCTCGTCGACATCCTCGGCCGCCGGGTCGACGTTCCGGTGCGCTGGGCCGCCGACGGGGACGTCCTGGTCCGGGGCGAGGTGCGGGTAGCGCCGCCGCGGTCGGTGCTGGAGGTGCTCCCCGACGGAGCTCTGTCGGTGTCCCCGCTGCGGAAGCCCTACGAGCCGCTCGACATCCTGCTGTCGTCGCTCGCGGATTCGTTCGCGAACCGGGTGGCCGCGGTCGTCCTGTCCGGCATGGGCCGGGACGGCGCGGTGGGCGCCAAGGCCGTGCGCGACGCCGGTGGCATCGTGCTGGCCCAGAGCCCGGACTCGGCCGAGCACGCCGGCATGCCGGCCGCGGCGATCGCGGCCGGCGCGACGGATCTCGTCGTCGACCTCTACGACATCGGCCCGCTGCTGCTCGACGTCGTGCGCGGCGGCGTCCGGCCCCGCGACAGTGGCGACCGGTCCGCGGCCGCGCTGTTCGACCTGCCCGGCGAGGTCGCCGCGCTGCTCCGCACGATCGACTGGTACCGGACGACGCTGGGGCCGGTCGCGACCTGGCCGGCCGTGCTGGTGTCGACGCTCCGGACCGCGCTGGAGTGCCCGGTCGGCCTGTGCGTGCTCTGGGGCCCCGACCAGCTGCAGTTCTACAACGACGCCTACCGCCAGATCATGGGTGACCGGCACCCGGCCGGGCTGGGTCAGTCGAACCGCGAGTGCTGGCCCGAGGTCTGGCACCTCAACCAGCCGCGCTACGCGCGGGTGATGAACGGCGAGGCCGTCGCGCTCAAGGACGCGCTGTACCCGATCACCCGGGACGGCGTGCTGCGTGACTGCTGGTTCGACCTGACGTTCAGCCCGATCCGCAGGGACGACCGCCGGGTCGAGGGCGTGCTGGCCACCGTGATCGAGACCACCACCGAGGTGCTGAGCCGACGACGGCTGACGACGCTCGACGCGCTGGCGGTCGCGGTCGGCGGCGCCGAGACCAGTTCGGCGGCCCTGGAACGGACGCTCCGCGCGCTGGCCGCCCACGACGCCGACATCCCGTTCAGCGTCGGCTACGTCGTCGATCGGGCGCGCACCCGCGTCGACCTGGTCGGCGCGGTGGGGACGCCACCCGGCGGACCGCTGGCGCCGCACACGCTGAACCTCGACGCCGACCGGCCGCCCTGGCCGATCGACCAGGTGGTGTCGGGGGGAAGCCCGGTGCGCCTGAACGACCTGGGCAGCCGGTTCCGCGGCGCGGTCGTCGGCCGGCTCGGACGTCACCCCGAGACCGCGCTGGTGTGCCCGCTCGGCGGCATCGACGACGACCGCCCGATCGGCGTCCTCGTGCTCGGCCTCAACCCGAGCCTCCCCGAGGACTCGATCTACCTCGACTTTCTCCACCTGGTCGCCGCGCACACCGGCGCAGCGCTGACCGAGGCGGCGATCCGGGAGCGCCAGCAGGGGCGCATCGACCAGCTCGCCGAGCTCGACCGAGTACGGAGCGAGTTCCTCTCCAACATCAGCGACGAGTTCCGGACGCCGCTGACGCTGCTGCTGGCCCCGCTGGAGGAGCTCAGCTCCCCGGACGTCGACCTCCCGGAGCCGCAGCGGGTCGCGGTGGAGGCGGCCCAGCGCAACGCGCGCCGGTTGCTGACGATGGTCGAGAGCCTGCTCGACTTCTCCCAGATCGAGGCCGGCCGGATCGAGGGGCGGCTCGAGCCGACCGACCTGGCCCGGCTGACCACCGAGGTCGCCGACGCGTTCCGCGGGGCGATCGAGCGGGCCGGAATCCAGTTCACCGTGGACTGCCCGACGCTGCCCACTCCGGTCGCCGTGGACACCACGATGTGGGAGAAGATCGTCGCGAACCTGCTGTCCAACGCGCTGAAGTTCACGTTCGAGGGCGAGATCCGCCTCGGGTTGCGCGAGTTGCCGCACCACGTCGAGCTGAGCGTCGAAGACAGCGGCGTCGGCATCCCCGAGGACCAGCTGGCGAACATCTTCCAGCGGTTCCACCGGGTGCTCGGCGTCCGCGCCCGCACGCACGAGGGGGCCGGTATCGGGCTGGCGCTGGTCGACGAGCTCGTCCGCCAGCACAACGGGCGGGTCCGGGTGCAGAGCACCGAGGGCAAGGGCAGCCGGTTCACGGTCTGGATCCCCACCCGCCGGGCCGCCGGGGCCCGGCCGACGACCGAGCACAAGAGCAGGCACCCGGTCGCCGGTGCGCTGGCCGAGATCGCCGGTTTCTGGGGAGTGGCGCCGACCGTTCCCCGGACGCCGGACGTCCCGGTGGGGCCGGGGCTCGGCGCGGACGGGCACCGGGCGCGGGTGCTGGTGGTCGACGACAACAGCGACATGCGGAGCTACCTGAGCCGGTTGCTGTCCGCGTTCTGGGACGTCGACCTGGCCGGCGACGGCGATCAGGCCCTCGACCGCGTCCGGCAGCGGCCGCCGGACCTCGTCCTGGCCGACGTGATGACGCCGAACGTCGACGGTCTGCGGCTGTTCCGGCAGCTCCGGGCCGAGAGCGTGCTGCGTGGCGTGCCGATGATCCTGCTCAGCGCGCGGGCCGGCGAGCAGGCCGCGATCGACGGGCTGGCCGCCGGCGCCAGCGACTTCCTGTCCAAGCCGTTCGCGGGTCGCGAACTCGTCGCCCGGGTCGCCGCGCAGCTCCAGCTGGCGCAGGTCCGCTCGGACGCCGACCGGCGCTTCCGGGCGCTGATCGAGGCCAGCTTCGACGTCGTCTACCGGATGAACCCCGACTGGACCGAGCTGCGCGCGCTCGACGGCCGGGGCTTCATCGCCGACGCCGACGAGCCCACCAGCACCTGGCTCGACACGTACGTCCGCCCGGAGGACCAGCCGCTCGTGCTGGCGGCGATCGAGCGGGCGGTGACGAGCCGGGGGGTCTTCGAGCTCGAGCACAACGTCGTCCGCGCCGACGGGACGCTCGGCCGGACCCTCTCCCGGGCGGTGCCGCTGTTCGCCGACGACGGCGAGATCGTCGAGTGGGTCGGCACTGCCGTCGACCTGACGGCCTAG
- a CDS encoding M24 family metallopeptidase yields the protein MTTETERAAGLLEAQAHARELFAAVEAGGLIAPGSGEREVSDRIRDLAGEMFGVRRFWHKRIVRSGPNTLHPYAENPPDRTLTDDDIVFVDFGPIFAEWEADFGRTFVLGDDPAKLAIRDALPEVFAAGRAYFAAHPDITGAELFTEVKRLTAEAGWTYGGPHAGHLVGEFPHERINGDQIEYYITDGSDDPMRRRDRAGRDCHWILEIHLVDAEGGFGGFHEELLDL from the coding sequence GTGACTACCGAGACCGAGCGGGCCGCTGGACTCCTGGAAGCGCAGGCGCACGCTCGAGAACTGTTCGCGGCCGTGGAGGCCGGCGGGCTCATCGCGCCCGGTTCGGGCGAACGTGAGGTGAGCGACCGCATCCGGGACCTGGCCGGCGAGATGTTCGGCGTCCGGCGGTTCTGGCACAAGCGGATCGTCCGATCGGGGCCGAACACGCTGCACCCCTACGCCGAGAACCCGCCCGACCGGACCCTCACCGACGACGACATCGTCTTCGTCGACTTCGGGCCGATCTTCGCCGAGTGGGAGGCCGACTTCGGCCGCACGTTCGTGCTCGGCGACGACCCGGCCAAGCTGGCGATCCGGGACGCGCTGCCGGAGGTCTTCGCCGCCGGCCGGGCCTACTTCGCGGCCCACCCCGACATCACCGGCGCCGAGCTGTTCACCGAGGTCAAGCGTCTGACCGCCGAGGCCGGCTGGACCTACGGCGGTCCGCACGCCGGGCACCTGGTCGGGGAGTTCCCGCACGAGCGGATCAACGGCGACCAGATCGAGTACTACATCACCGACGGCAGCGACGACCCGATGCGCCGCCGCGACCGCGCCGGCCGGGACTGCCACTGGATCCTCGAGATCCACCTGGTGGACGCCGAGGGAGGCTTCGGCGGCTTCCACGAGGAACTCCTCGATCTCTAG
- a CDS encoding LysR family transcriptional regulator substrate-binding protein, with amino-acid sequence MRDGLTATVRLGAIPTAVPATAVLSEALVGRHPLARMRIEVLPAPEILRRLHAYELDAGLTYLPDEPLAESQTLELYRERYVLLTPADGPFAGRATVGWAEAAELPLCALVSGMQNRGIIDAAMRAAGAAHAPVVEAETVDALYAHLATGRWSGVIAHTWLRAFGEPAGLRAVPLAPPAPAPAVGLVTGDHGPSSLVSRALSDAVRAADLSRLLAWEPT; translated from the coding sequence ATGCGCGACGGGCTCACCGCCACCGTCCGGCTCGGCGCGATACCGACCGCGGTGCCCGCCACCGCGGTCCTCAGCGAGGCGCTGGTAGGGAGGCACCCGCTGGCCCGGATGCGCATCGAGGTGCTCCCGGCTCCCGAGATCCTCCGCCGCCTGCACGCCTACGAGCTCGACGCCGGGCTGACCTACCTGCCCGACGAGCCGCTCGCCGAGTCGCAGACGCTCGAGCTGTACCGCGAGCGGTACGTGCTGCTGACCCCGGCCGACGGCCCGTTCGCGGGCCGGGCGACCGTCGGCTGGGCCGAGGCCGCCGAGCTTCCGCTCTGCGCGCTGGTCTCCGGCATGCAGAACCGCGGGATCATCGACGCGGCGATGCGCGCCGCCGGGGCCGCGCACGCTCCGGTCGTCGAGGCCGAGACCGTCGACGCGCTCTACGCCCACCTGGCGACCGGCCGCTGGTCGGGCGTCATCGCCCACACCTGGTTGCGGGCGTTCGGCGAACCCGCGGGCCTGCGGGCGGTCCCGTTGGCGCCTCCGGCGCCGGCCCCGGCCGTCGGCCTGGTGACCGGCGATCACGGCCCGTCCTCCCTGGTGTCCCGCGCTTTGTCGGACGCCGTCCGAGCCGCCGATCTGAGCCGCCTACTGGCCTGGGAACCGACGTAG
- a CDS encoding NAD-dependent formate dehydrogenase, with the protein MLYPDPVDGYPKSYARDSLPVLTGYPDGQTLPTPSAIDFTPGELLGSVSGELGLRAYLEGLGHELVVVSDKDGPEFDAHLAEAEVVISQPFWPAYLTASRLAAAPNVKLALTAGIGSDHVDLDAAIAHGVTVAEVTFCNSISVAEHVVMMILGLVRNYLPANRVVNDGGWNIADCVARSYDLEGMEVGTVAAGRIGLAVLRRLAPFGVRLHYTDRHRLPASLESELGLTFHASTQEMVPVLDVVTVNAPLHPETQGLFGSELLSTMKRGAYLINTARALIADRDAIVRALESGQLAGYAGDVWYPQPAPADHPWRAMPHHGMTPHISGSSLSAQARYAAGAREILESYFGGTPIRDEYLIVDGGSLAGAGAHSYSV; encoded by the coding sequence GTGCTCTACCCGGACCCGGTGGACGGCTACCCGAAGTCCTACGCCCGGGACTCGCTCCCGGTGCTGACCGGCTACCCCGACGGCCAGACGCTGCCGACGCCGTCGGCGATCGACTTCACGCCGGGCGAGCTGCTCGGCAGCGTGTCGGGCGAGCTCGGGTTGCGGGCCTACCTGGAAGGTCTCGGCCACGAGCTGGTCGTGGTGTCCGACAAGGACGGCCCGGAGTTCGACGCGCACCTCGCGGAGGCCGAGGTCGTGATCTCGCAGCCGTTCTGGCCGGCGTATCTGACTGCTTCCCGGCTCGCGGCGGCACCCAATGTGAAATTGGCGCTGACCGCCGGCATCGGTTCCGACCACGTCGACCTGGACGCGGCGATCGCGCACGGCGTCACGGTGGCCGAGGTGACGTTCTGCAACAGCATCAGCGTCGCCGAGCACGTCGTGATGATGATCCTCGGGCTGGTGCGCAACTACCTGCCTGCGAACCGGGTGGTGAACGACGGCGGGTGGAACATCGCCGACTGCGTCGCCCGGTCGTACGACCTCGAGGGGATGGAGGTCGGGACCGTCGCCGCGGGCCGGATCGGGCTGGCCGTGCTGCGCCGGCTCGCCCCGTTCGGGGTCCGGCTGCACTACACCGACCGGCACCGGCTGCCTGCTTCGCTGGAATCCGAGCTCGGATTGACGTTCCACGCGTCGACCCAGGAGATGGTGCCGGTCCTGGACGTGGTGACGGTGAACGCGCCGCTGCACCCGGAGACCCAGGGCCTGTTCGGATCCGAGCTGCTGTCGACGATGAAGCGGGGCGCGTACCTGATCAACACCGCCCGCGCGCTGATCGCCGACCGGGACGCGATCGTCCGGGCGCTGGAGTCCGGGCAGCTCGCGGGGTACGCGGGTGACGTCTGGTACCCGCAGCCGGCACCGGCCGACCATCCGTGGCGGGCCATGCCGCACCACGGGATGACCCCGCACATCTCCGGGTCGTCGCTGTCGGCCCAGGCCCGGTACGCGGCCGGGGCGCGGGAGATCCTGGAGTCGTACTTCGGTGGCACGCCGATCCGCGACGAGTACCTGATCGTCGACGGCGGTTCGCTGGCCGGAGCGGGCGCCCACTCCTACAGCGTCTGA
- a CDS encoding SfnB family sulfur acquisition oxidoreductase gives MTRILTDDADAVSAATELAAAWRPGAVERDATGALPYRELEALAASGLLGMRIPRAHGGPGVSAATVAEVFRILATADPAVAQIPQNHIAFADLLLRAGSPSQVAFFAAEFLGGARLGNALSERGTKTARDFATRILPSGDDYVVDGRKYYSTGALTAQWIPVFGKDESDEVSVAYVRRDAPGVVVEQDWNAFGQRSTFSGTTILTDVVVPGDHVLRQPFVRLAGTTFGAFGQIIHAAIEVGIARGALTDGVAFLRERARPAPGSGVTRAIDDQQIVRLVGELEVDVRAAEAFLRSAARALDASEDAGYNATEARLEVAAAKAFAGRVALDVSTRIFDFAGSSAADRGQGLDRHWRNARTHTLHDPARLKELALGTWLVTGVPPDPASTLI, from the coding sequence GTGACCAGGATCCTGACGGACGACGCCGACGCGGTGAGCGCGGCGACCGAGTTGGCCGCCGCGTGGCGGCCGGGCGCGGTGGAACGGGACGCGACCGGTGCGCTGCCGTACCGGGAGCTCGAGGCGCTCGCCGCGTCCGGGCTGCTCGGGATGCGCATCCCGCGGGCCCACGGCGGCCCGGGCGTCAGCGCGGCGACCGTCGCCGAGGTGTTCCGGATCCTGGCCACCGCCGATCCGGCGGTGGCCCAGATCCCGCAGAACCACATCGCGTTCGCCGACCTGCTGCTGCGCGCGGGCTCGCCGTCCCAGGTGGCGTTCTTCGCGGCCGAGTTCCTCGGCGGCGCCCGCCTCGGGAACGCGCTCTCCGAGCGTGGCACGAAGACCGCCCGCGACTTCGCGACCCGGATCCTGCCGTCCGGCGACGACTACGTCGTCGACGGCCGGAAGTACTACTCGACCGGTGCGCTCACCGCGCAGTGGATCCCGGTGTTCGGTAAGGACGAGTCGGACGAGGTGTCGGTCGCGTACGTGCGGCGGGACGCTCCGGGGGTCGTCGTCGAGCAGGACTGGAACGCGTTCGGCCAGCGGTCGACGTTCAGCGGGACGACGATCCTCACCGACGTGGTCGTACCGGGCGACCACGTGCTGCGGCAGCCGTTCGTGCGGCTGGCCGGGACCACGTTCGGGGCGTTCGGGCAGATCATCCACGCGGCGATCGAGGTCGGCATCGCCCGCGGAGCGCTCACCGACGGGGTGGCGTTCCTGCGCGAGCGGGCCCGGCCGGCGCCCGGCTCCGGGGTGACCAGGGCGATCGACGACCAGCAGATCGTCCGGCTGGTCGGCGAGCTGGAGGTCGACGTCCGGGCCGCGGAGGCGTTCCTCCGGTCGGCGGCCCGGGCGCTCGACGCGTCCGAGGACGCCGGCTACAACGCGACCGAGGCGCGGCTGGAGGTGGCGGCGGCCAAGGCGTTCGCGGGCCGGGTCGCGCTCGACGTCTCGACGCGGATCTTCGACTTCGCCGGCTCCAGCGCGGCCGACCGGGGCCAGGGCCTGGACCGGCACTGGCGCAACGCCCGCACCCACACCCTGCACGACCCGGCCCGCCTGAAGGAGCTGGCGCTGGGAACCTGGCTGGTCACCGGCGTCCCGCCGGACCCGGCCAGCACGCTGATCTGA
- a CDS encoding HAAS signaling domain-containing protein, which produces MDLIDSYVADVVELLPRRQRADVARELRELLIEEVQDGGAEEVLRRFGHPAEVAARYGQPVTLIDPADTRRFLTLAVGGAVLIHLAAFLDELIKPVHDLGRAPDTAWPLVFAWLGVLFARFAARAWYRRRRPAEWKPHRVPTGRINRLGRVAAVVFFVAGTVVLIDPAGALRVVTGGRAAPAAYDALAYDDGFLRLRGPVVLALLVSGIALQAVTAWAGRWSARLLAVDLVHSLVACAVLTWAIGTGPIFVRAAADETVKGIVALIILLTLVDLAVRARRLSVAAAVGH; this is translated from the coding sequence ATGGACCTGATCGACAGCTATGTCGCGGACGTGGTCGAGCTTCTGCCACGGCGGCAGCGCGCCGATGTCGCGCGGGAGCTGCGCGAGTTACTGATCGAAGAAGTGCAGGATGGTGGCGCCGAGGAGGTGCTGCGGCGGTTCGGGCATCCGGCCGAGGTCGCGGCCCGCTACGGGCAGCCGGTGACGCTCATCGACCCCGCCGACACCCGCCGGTTCCTGACGCTCGCGGTCGGCGGAGCCGTGCTCATCCACCTGGCGGCGTTCCTCGACGAGCTGATCAAGCCGGTGCACGATCTCGGCCGGGCCCCTGATACCGCTTGGCCGCTCGTGTTCGCCTGGCTCGGCGTGCTGTTCGCCCGGTTCGCGGCCCGGGCCTGGTACCGGCGTCGCCGGCCCGCGGAATGGAAGCCGCACCGGGTGCCGACCGGCCGGATCAACCGGCTCGGACGGGTCGCGGCGGTCGTGTTCTTCGTCGCCGGCACCGTGGTGCTGATCGACCCGGCCGGCGCGCTCCGGGTCGTCACCGGTGGCCGGGCGGCTCCGGCGGCCTACGACGCGCTGGCCTACGACGACGGGTTCCTCCGGCTGCGCGGGCCGGTCGTTCTGGCCCTGCTGGTGTCCGGTATCGCGCTGCAGGCCGTCACCGCCTGGGCCGGGCGGTGGAGCGCCCGACTGCTCGCCGTCGACCTCGTCCACAGCCTGGTGGCGTGCGCGGTGCTCACCTGGGCCATCGGCACCGGCCCGATCTTCGTAAGGGCGGCCGCCGATGAGACCGTGAAGGGCATCGTCGCGCTGATCATCCTGCTGACGCTGGTGGACCTGGCGGTCCGGGCCCGGCGGCTGAGCGTGGCCGCGGCCGTCGGTCACTGA
- a CDS encoding PadR family transcriptional regulator: MVNDVPEKLEQELRRGVVVLAVLSQLGERRYGYELRQSLAEQGLTIEEGTLYPLLRRLESQGVLSSEWRTSDGKPRRYYALNAEGRALFERLRGSWQGLNTTMNHLLGNGTGSWT; the protein is encoded by the coding sequence ATGGTAAACGACGTTCCCGAGAAGCTCGAACAGGAGCTGCGCCGGGGCGTCGTCGTGCTGGCGGTGCTGTCCCAGCTCGGTGAGCGTCGTTATGGCTACGAGCTGCGTCAATCCCTGGCCGAACAGGGGCTGACGATCGAGGAGGGCACGCTCTACCCGCTGCTGCGCCGGCTGGAGTCGCAGGGCGTGCTGAGTAGCGAATGGCGGACGTCCGACGGGAAGCCCCGGCGGTACTACGCGCTCAACGCCGAGGGCCGGGCGCTGTTCGAGCGGCTCCGGGGTTCGTGGCAGGGCCTGAACACGACGATGAACCATCTCCTGGGGAACGGGACGGGGTCATGGACCTGA